The following nucleotide sequence is from Arvicola amphibius chromosome 1, mArvAmp1.2, whole genome shotgun sequence.
tttaaaacaaaacaaaaccaaaaaaccctctCAGCCCTGCATTCCCACCCCCTCATCTTGTGTCATTTGGCTCTTTTTCTCCCAGTCTTTGCCTCCTCAGCAAAATTTTCCAAAAGCATTGCCTGCACTTCCTCTGGCCAAAACCCACTCAACGCCAGCTCCCTGCTGAGCCCCTACCTCCAGCTTGTCACCAGGGGTCCTTCTGGGCCTGTTCCCTGATTTCCTAACTCCAGATTAGGCACCATTCTGAGAACTTTCCCCCAgtactgtttgtttttatttactcctAGATTTTATTGGCTTTCAAAAGGAAGATTAAAAAGTGAAACAAGAATTAATAGTAATGTCTTTAACTCTAATTAATTATCTGCTAGATCAttggtttttctctctttaaaaacattaagagCTGGGCAGCGTAATTCATATCTATGATCaaagccccagcacttggggatgCTAAAGTAAGAGGATCTTGAATTGAAGCCCAGTCTGGGCCATGCAGAAAtccttgtcttaaaaaccaaacaagcagggAGCTTGTGAgtcggctcagcagttaagagcactgtgtgttcttttttttcccaccccaccccccacactgtgtgttcttgcagaggtcctgagatcaatcCCTAGCAATGacaggatgccctcttctgatataAAGGCATGCATGCAAACAGAGCACTCATAacattattcaaataaataactAACTCTTAACAGATAAGTTGGGGGAGCAATGCAGAAAGAATTCTACCTAGTAGCAGCTAGCCTAGAACTTTGATAAACCACCTCATTTGTGACTGGAGGAGGGGAGTACTGTTTTCTAATGGTCCATGCCTACACCTTGCAAATTTATATGTCATCTTACAAGAGATTGGTAAATTGCAAATGAAGTTTGTCTGGAAGAAAAACGAACAAATGCTGTCCCATACAAACACGTTGTTACCAATGCCAAAGGGCAGTTTTCAGGGACCATAAGCCATTAAGCAGGCTTGCATCACTTAGCCGTATTTCAGCTTCCAGCCTTCCATCGAACGACTTCAGAATGTCTGTACTTTCGAGTTGAATGCATTCCTTCCACAGCACTCCAAACTTGCGTGCTTTCCAGTTTGACATTTTGAAGATGGGATCGTGGAGGAAGTCAGCTAGGCCTTGGGAGTTAAGTACTTTTGCTAAACAACTACTGTAAAAGAATCTATAGCCAATAATCCTACACAGCAAGAGATCTGTTGCTAGCACCCTGTTAGGTCACCGTGCCGCGGGGAGGGGTCTTTCGGCCTCAGGCTTCTGATCCCTAGAGGTGTCGAAGATTAAGAGCCATCCTTAGGCTAGGAGGCCTAACTGAACGAGAGAAGCCTGGTTCGCTGTGCAGCGCTCAGCCCAAAGAACCCCAAACATCAACTCCAGGGCGGGGCGGGGAGAGGGCGGAGTCTCCAGCGAGGAAACTGCTCCGCTTGAGCCTAACGGGAAAGGACGGCGGGCTGGGGGCGGAGTTAATGGGCAGCGTCTGGCAGGAGAGCCAATCAGCTGGCTCTTGGCTCCATGCAGGTAGGGGGTGGGGCAGGTCAGCTGTTCCTCTTCAGCCTCTCCGAGATACCACGCCTGCGCAGACATTACCGCTGTGGGTATCTGCGCGTGCGCGTCCGGGAACTCCCGTGAGGCACTGCGACGCGCGCGGTTGGAGGCCGCTGACAGCGCCGGCGGGAGCAGCCGGAGGTGAGGGGTTCCAGTTCGGGGTTGGCGGGGCCCCCGCTGCCCTCCTGCAGCCAGCTTGAGGCGCGGATAGCCGATAGAGGTGCGCGGGAGGCTGAGGCTTCGTGCCGGGACTGAGGCTGCGTGGCCAGTCATCCGGCTGGGGTTGGTAAATTGTTTTTTCCGAGTGCTGCGGATAAAACCCAAGGCCTCAATCATACTAGGCAGGCGTTAAACCCGAAATACGTCCCTATCCTTTATGcatctttctgtttgcttgttttgcttttcgagtcagggtttctcagtgtaacagccctagttgtcctggaactcactctgtaaaccagcctggcctcgaactcacagacatccacctgcctctgcctcccgagtgctgggattaaaggcctgcgccaccactgcccggccccttatgcatattttaaaaacagcaattcTGTGGTTTTGTGGGTGTGTTTTATTAGGGATCCTAAGTGCCAGAACTGGTTACTccagaaacaaaaacccagagatttTGCTATCAGAGTGTCAAATGTATTGAGATTTTTACGGCCTGCGGTTGCCATTGACCTTCGTTTGGCTGAAGTCTTGGATCATTGTGCGCTGGGTGAAAATAATACTTTTTGCTTGATAATTGGCTACTTTGAAACTTGTCAGTTTGCCCTGGTTTTCTCTGCATTAGGCTGGTTATGTCTGGAGATTGAGTCGTTTGAACCTGATTGATGTAAATATTCAGTTGAACGTTTAAAAAGTGgcatatttctatttcttaactAGAAACGACAGGGGAAACAactattattttacaaaatatagcGCATTTTAAATAATTTCGTCATtggaaaaataagatttttattgttatattttcacTAATTGGGTTTTCATTACTGTTGCAGTGTCCTAAGCAGCGCCCTAGTAGctaatgttttgctctgttttcatCAGATAACGAACCTGCATCTGCCTTTCATGTAAATAGTTTCCTGATGGCATCTGATAAAATTATCTGTGTATTTAAAGCGCATTTGACTTATTTGTAGTctaatacttgttttttttccctctaggaAAACACATTATAGATTGTATTTCCCCCCTTCTTCTATGGACTAGTGtaaacatgtttttttctgtttgaactTAGTTCTTAAAGACAATTACCATAGTTTCATATCAAATATAAGAAACAGGGGTAGGGTAGTTAAACCATGAGTTGTGGAAAGGAGTTTGTggaaacattgaaaaaaattgGTTATCCTAAAGCTGATACTCTTAATGGAGAAGATTTTGACTGGCTGTTTGAGGCTGGTGAAGATCAGTCATTTTTGAAATGGTTTTGTGGGAATGTTAATGAACAGAATGTATTGTCTGAAAAAGAATTGGAAGCTTTCAGCATTCTTCAAAGATCAGGCAAGCCCATCCTAGAAGGAACGGCATTGGATGAAGTTCTTAGAACCTGTAAAACTTTTGATTTGAAGACACCTACACTGGATGACAAAGAGATACAGAAATTAGAAGATGAGGTTCAAATTCTGCAGAaattatataacttaaaaattcAGCGACGGAATAAATACCAGTTAATGGCTTCTGAAACTAGTTACAAATCTCTGGCATTAAATGCTAAACAAGAGGAAGCTACTAAGAAGCTAAAACAAAGTCAAGGATTCCTAGATGCTGTAAACACTAAACTCAGTAATGAACTTCAGGTTCTTACTGATGGAGTTAATAATTTGATGCTATTCTTCAGAAATTCTAATTTAGGTCAAGGGACAAATCCAATGGTATTTTTATCTCAATTTTCCTTGGAAAAATATATAAGCCAAGAAGAGCAAAGCACATCAGCCTTAACCTTATATACCAAAAAACAATTCTTTCAGGGTATACATGAAGTAGTTGAAActtcaaatgaagaaaattttcAACTCTTAGATATACAAACACCATCTATTTGTGATAATGAAGAAATCCTtggggagagacaactggagATGGCTAGGCTGCAGGTAGCATACATCTGTGCCCAGCAACAGATCTTATACCTGAAAGCAAGTAATTTGAGCATGAAGTCAAGTATAAAATGGGCAGAAGAGAATCTTCATAGCCTACCCAGTGAGGTAAACATAAGAAATAAGACTGAATTTGTATTGTAATTGTTAGAAACATAAGGTTTAATATTGCTACTACTTTAGAAAGGGGaaattgaatttaattttgttttctcagtaCTTATTTGCAGTGTGTATTtcatacaaaaatattattaatcatATTGCCAGAACTTAGTAATTTTATCTTCAGTCATACTACCTGGTTAATTCTGAACAAAAATGCCTTAATTTGCATTATGAACTTGAAATTTGTGTCATTTCAAATATAGATTAAACTGGGGTTTCCATTTTATGATCTGTGTCAAAGAGACTACCTGCTTGATTGTGGGTGTTCTGCCTCATTTCTCTGACGAGAAGTCAAAAGTCCAGGATTCAGTGGAATGAATTCCTCTTGTTGAGAATGTGAAGATATAGTTATTCATCTGTACTCTTTGGAAGCTTGCTTTCTTAATATATAATCATCagatatttgaataaaaatgtaggTTTTTCTGAATCGGAATGAATACCTGTATTAAATTAGTTACTGCAAGAgatgaaaatttgaaataatagaaGTATGTGCTGTAATCAGCTGATGCACTAATACCTATTGAGATAgttttaagaaaaactaaaatcttCATTTGCTATCAATGACTAATATGCCGATGAAGTTATGATCAAGATAATAGATCTCTTAGTAGCTATTACtgtatgcatatttattataaaagcacTGAAGTTCAGTAGTTCATGCTGGCTTTTCTCTTGACTTAGTCCAATATCTTcccttttaaaattagttttggaTTATACTAATAAGTTAGTTTTTAATCAATGAGCATATTATCTGaccacttaaaacaaaaaaagtgaaaataattttaaaataaatatttaaacctacagtttaaaatgttattgctttctttttgtagGCTGTTGGTAAAGAAAATTTGGATGCTAAAATTTCTAGCTTGAACCGTGAGATTCTAAAACTTGAAGAACAAATCACTCATATGAAAGACAAAATTTTGCCTGCTGTAGTAAAAGAGAACGCCCAGTTATTGAACATGCCAGTTGTAAAGGGAGATTTTGATCTGCAGATTGCTAAACAAGATTGTTACACAGCAAGACAAGAGTTAGTTTTAAATCAGTTGATAAAGCAGAAGGCGTCATTTGAGCTTGTTCAGTTATCATATGAAATTGAGTTGAGAAGACATTGGGATACATATCGGCAACTTGAAAATTTGGTTCAACAACTTAGTCAAAGAAATGTGGTGCTCTGTCAGCAATTAGCGACGCTAACAGATCCATCAGCATCTGAGCAGTTAAACTCCAGGACTCCCATCAACACTAAAGATTATTCTACTCATAGGTATGCatatgtcattgcttttttaatatttttttatttgtgtaagatactagagaatttgaacaaattGTAAAGGTTTAAAAAATTACTTGTACTTAGATTggcctttctgcttttcttttatcttaatttttgttcctttctgttcATGTTAGATCTGAATGTAGCCACTTTAGAGCTGAAGTCAATGAGTTGTAGGAATAAACTAATAAAACATTTACTCCCACTTAGACGccattatttactttattttagatTTGGAACAGGACATTTGAATACAGCTTTATATCATAGGTATTGCTGGGCACAACACTGATTGTGTTTGGGGAAGGTGGTAATAGAGCGGAAGACTTTATTCCCTATCTGGTGAGGTAGAGCACTCAAAGTGAAAACTAGCCTTTCCTGGTTATCTAAATAATTGATGATACCAAGATACTGGAATTAAAAGACTAAAGAATACAAACTTCAAAAGTCTGTATTCTGTTCGGTGTAGTGACTcctatctgtaatcctagtacctACCAGGCTGGTGTAGAAAGATACTATGTTTGAAACCATCATGGGCTGTAGAAAAAGAATGTTCAGCAAACACTTGTGTTTTAAATCCTGTGTAGTGATGGGATTATaccttaattttaactttttggaAGCTGGGACAGGAGAATCtcgaatttgaggtcagcttgggctacatagcaagaattCTAGGGCAGCCTGAGTTGCACAATgagactttgtatttttaaagaaagaaagaattggcAGGGAGacagggctagggagatagttcagtcactGAAGTACTTATCTACAAACttaacctgaatttgatcccagaaATTACATAAAAAAGCCAGATATAGTGGCACACTCCTGTCATCTCTACACTGAAGAGGTAGAGGAGAAAGAATCCCTAgtgcttgctggtcagccagtctcaCTGAATAGGTGAACTTAGGTTTGTGAGAGACTTTGGTAAAAAAATGAGACAGAGTATTTGAGGAAGAGCCCCAACATCAACCCCTGGCCTccctgtgcacatgtacacacacgtggacacccacccacacaaacacataatttgtATCCTGTTCTTCATTTTTCTGCAGATTAGAATAATATACACTAAATCATTTTGTTTATTAGTAAAATGAATGACTTAGGGTTGCCTCATTGTTTTAGAGTTTGCCATCAACATCATGGTCCATGTAAACACGCGAGTGTGTAATTGTGTAGTTAATAGTCTCCGGATTGTAATTGGCAACTTTGGATTTCAACCACCTTTATAGTCTGTTAAGATTTGGTTGTGTGAAGAGAGCAAGTTATATGTTGGTGTATGTAtaagtaaaagataaaatgtctttttataaGGCAGGTGTGACATGTtgctttagatttttcttttgtcttatagGCTGATGGATTTTTCTGCCATTAAGTGAAATGGTCTTATTAATTATcaggaggttttgtttttgttttagtttgttttgtttttcaagatagggtttttctgtgtagttttttgGAACCTgccccagaacttgctctgtaggccaggctggccttgaactcacaaagatccatgtacctctgcctcccaagtgctggtattaaaggtgtgtaccaccactgcccagcaattatCAGGATTTTTACCAatcaaaatactgaaaaaattAAAGTAGGAAGTTTGTTGTTAATGGCTATTTATATAGCTCTTAATTGTTTACCTTTACAATattatgtttttagtttttctcttttaatcccACCACAATCTTGTCCAATAGGCATTTATTGGTCATTTTTGCTGCTGCTATGTCATAGATTATATtctataaaagaaatgttttcttggGATGTATCACTGAAGCTTGTTTTGAAGTAAACTAATAAAGGTGAAGTTTGTGTCTAAAACAGAAGATGGAGAAACTGGAAATTtagatatttcttttaaagaattatttatctttttgagatagtatcttgctggccttgaatttgctctgtaaCCTTGAGCCTATGATGcacctgccttagcttcctgagtgctgggatgacagggtTATATCATACGCTCGTATTCAGGTATTTCTCTTCTGAAATAGTATTATACTTGTGATGTTTCAGTTGCTCAATATTAGAAACACACAAATTACTACTTTTCAGTTGTTACTTAGCTATCACTATCCATGACCCAATATGGTGGGTTATAATTTTGGAAACTGCTAACAcgaacatttttctctttaattttatattttaggctTTATCAACTTTTAGAAGGagacaataagaaaaaagaattgtttaTAACCCATGAGCACTTGGAGGAAGTGGCTGAGAAATTGAAACAAGATCTTTCTCTAATACAAGATCAATTGGCAGTATCTACTCAAgaacagtttttctttctgtccaaaCTGAATAATGATGTGGACATGCTTTGTGATGCTTTGTATCATGGAGGGAACCAGCTATTGCTCTGTGATCAGGTGAGTGTTTACCTAAGaagtttaaaatgcttttaaaaatatgcttattgtaaggggctggagaactagctcagtagttaagagcatttgctgctcttgtaagAGGACCCATgtttcattcctagcacccacatggtggctcacaaccatctgtaactctagtaaTGGGAGTTCTGACATCCTTGGCTTTTGTGGGTatcaggcacacatatggtacacatacacacatgcaagcaaaaatacttattcaaataaaaaaatcattaaaaaatgttcttccaggcagtggtgacacatgcctttaatcccagcactcagtaggcagagacaggcagatctctgtaagtttgaggccagcctggttcacagagcaagtgccaggacaggctccaaagctacacagaaaaaccctgtcttgaaaaaacaaagtaagtaagtaagtaagtaaataaatgaatgaataaaatgactaaataaatgaataaataaaatacttccttataaaagaaaatatcatgaAGAAAAGATTACCCTATCCCATTatactaatataaaatgtttttatttagagTACAAAGTCTTGTTGTATAGCCTatgctggtctccaactcacaatCTCCCAGGTTCTAGGATAATAGGCATATGACACCATACAAAACCTTATGTTTTTTTTGTAACTACTAATACGTATTCAGATAATTttgaatgttgtgtacataatttGAAAGTAAAGTTTTTGGCCACTATAAAAATGATAAGATTTTGTGTTAGGGAAGAAAACTTGTTATTTCAGCAAAGAGAGGATTGCTCGTCTGTCTTTAAAATCTCTGTGTGTACTTATTGGTACATGCTTCTTCTAATGGAATTCcccaacttttttgttttaaacatatttCCCAGTGACTGGTCTTTTATATGTTGGTAGACATTTTTTCcaccatattcttttttaaaatcacatttatttgtgtgttatgTGAGAGTCTCATGATGCACAGGTGGAAATCaggatcatttatagaagttggttctcttctttctaCCATATctttccagggattgaactatggttgtcaggcttggctgtaGATGCCATCCTGAGGTGTCTCTCTAGTCCATCATTGTGTTACTCTTGAGTatattttaaaggggaaaaaaaaaccagttaaAATGAGTAGAATATTTATAAAGCCTCATGGTTAATTCCTAATTGCTCTGAATTGTTCTGTGATTCACAATTGACACATTTTTCTACATCAAGAATATTAGGGAAAACTGTTTGTTTGGTTCCAAACAGAAACTCACCACATAGCCCTTGCTGGActagaacttgctacatagacttGTAACAGTCTTTCCTTTGCctccaagtggtgggattacaggtctgagtGCTTGGCCATCAGAAACCACCACATAATGGTCTCCATGATAAAATGCATCTTTGTTTCAGAATGTTATGATCTGAAAAAAACTGTGtatcccagtctggcctcaaatttagagcaCAATCCAGCCTGCCTTTCCTACTGTTTGTGTTGTAAACATGAGCACCATCCATGCCCAACCTGTTAAgggttgttctttttttcttttttaaattttttattacatttatttatttttgtgtgtgaaggCTCACACACCTGTCATCAGAGGACAATTGGGAGCCTATTGTTTACTTCAAACGTGGACTTGggagatcaaacttgggtcatcaggcttgataacaagtgcctttgtccactgagccatctgttcagccctgtctttttgtttttctctagttctttgtttaaagataggatctcactatgtagacctggctggtttGGAATTAACTATGCAGAtcaggctatcctagaacttagaGATcgtcctgcctctttctcccaggtGTTCATATTAAGAGTCTGTCATCACTCCAGCTTAACAGGGCTTTTTATTGTGATTATGAGAAGTTATTCATTCAAtagaatttccttttaaattttagaatttcattttaaatttctagTTGGTGTTAGTGATAAAGTTCTTGAAataaagcttttgtttttttctccccttttcagGAGTTAATGGAGCATGTTCATCGAGTTGAATCTAAGTTAAATAAACTAAATCATCTCCTTACGGATATTCTTGCTGAtgtgaagacaaaaagaaaaattttggcaACTAATAAATTCCATCAAGTGGAAAgagaattatatgtatatttttttaaagatgaagactATCTAAAAGATGTTGTGGAAAATTTAGAAAACCAGTCAAAGATTAAGACCTCTGATATTAAAGACTGAATATTTCTAAAAACTGAATCTTTACTATGCCTGCTGTGTTTTAACTTTTAACTATTAGGATGCTATTTCTAATAAACactactaatttttcttttgacatttaCTTAGTATGTGGGGAGGGATGCGTATATGTGCAGTCATGTACATTAATTAGTGTGTACCATGTCgcatgtgtggaggtgagagcGTCTTGCAGGAATTGTGTTACTCCTCTACCACAAGAGCTCTGGGAATGGAAATCAGGTCGTCATTCTTGGTGGCAGTGATTAACCCATGCCATCAGCCTCAGTGCTACTAAGGTTATAAATTTAAGATCAACAGAACATTTTATTTGAATAGATTCAATGTCAAGTTGAACTTCCctaatatgaaaattttaaatactcCAAAATTTGAACCTGTATTTATAAGCAACTGGAATGTTTCTCAAATGAAAAATTCTACATCTGATCTTACATGGCTTGTCAGTCATAAAATACATACACTAAGTTATAAAGCTACCTTCAGTCttatttgtataaaattttatctgaaatatgaatgaatttcacatttttacttcatttctatCCCTAAAATGTATAATTGTAtgtatacaaaaattaaaatatctgtaaCACTTTAGTTCCACTCATTTAAGTTAAGGGATATTCAGTTTGTGACATTGGTTTTGAGGTTGTATAAACATTGACATGTGCTGTGCTTTTGTAGGACTGGctgaccagactggacttgaactcacatcaGGCAAACTATCAAGTGCTTCTCATCACCTGTTTGCTTGGTGCCACTTTATCTTGTCAAACTTTTACTTGCAGGGAAAAAACATGCtatacaaatgttttaaatataactaAATTTCCTTAAATTGGCATTTTCTGCTGTTGGATATTTcaaaattttgtagaatttggggctttgttttttaaggtttCTGTTATCTGAGGTCAACTGtgatctgaaaataattttaaaaaatgacagaagtaaagtttttttttcagaagttttAAGTTGTATGTCATGGACTCTGAAACCTTCCACCTAGGATGTGTTATACCTTTGTTCAGTGTAGGTATGCTACATTCTTGACCTTTTTTACTAGTCACTCAATACCTGAGAGTTAGGTACATAGATTTCCATACTATGTGCAGTTTCATTGGGGTTTGAGATTTTATCCTTTGTTGGTAAAGTAATACTATTGTATATTCAATAGCCAAGTCTTGTGTTTGACTAAAATTCTGCTCAAGTATTTTCCCTTAATTTTCTATTGTAACCTTTGGAAGTTTAAATGTGTCTGCTTGTACCACAAATTTTGAGCATTTCTGTTTTAGGGGCCAAGTTCTAGTGGCCGTACTAGAGCTTTAACCACTGTGATTATAGCATAAATAGTGAAATTTGAAATACAAGTTTCAAAATTATGTACAAATGGTTGCTTAAAGgatttatgatatatatttaaatcactttcttaggaaagaaaatgttGGACAATTATTTAAGATTTGAAGTGgctttttagtttgatttttctttttttagattcattttgttttgtttttaaggtaaaGTCTTAAATCTTTTTGTCTATATTGGTCTTCAGTTCATGATCCTGCCTTGACCATGCTGGGATTATGCGTGTATACTACCACATGAGATTTCCTATCAGTTATTTTATCAAATGCTCCCAAAGAGTTCATTTTATGATATGTCTGTGTCAAATACTAAATATTGTAAGTTCAGCTATAGGAAATACCTCTAAGAATATTCTTTACCTTTGTTTTATGGTTCACATAGTTTTATGGATATTTTCAGGATATAACTATAGATAATCTAAAGTGGCCATGCACTGTATTTTTATAATCCAACAAGCAAATGCATTTCTGTCAGTTATTGTATTATgttacataaatttatttttgttaggtGAGCCTAatgtagttaaaaaaaacaacattaaatTTTATCCTAAGATTTAACTGTCAGGCCAAtttgactcatgcctttaatcccagcactcgggaggcagaagcaggtggatctctgtgttcaaggccagcctggtctacaaataaaattctaggacagccagagctgttaaacagaaactctgtctcagaaacaaaacaaccccccccccccccagaatgaGTTAACTGTCAGCTGTTCATTTTAATGTCCAGAGATAAGGCATTTAAATTCGTTTTTTCTCAAATAATGTGGGAAACGGATAACTGCTTTCCCGGTGGGTGCCGGATAATTTAGCTATGAAGCAGATAATTAATCTGTACCACCCACTAAACCTTCACTTACTCAGCCAGG
It contains:
- the Haus3 gene encoding HAUS augmin-like complex subunit 3: MSCGKEFVETLKKIGYPKADTLNGEDFDWLFEAGEDQSFLKWFCGNVNEQNVLSEKELEAFSILQRSGKPILEGTALDEVLRTCKTFDLKTPTLDDKEIQKLEDEVQILQKLYNLKIQRRNKYQLMASETSYKSLALNAKQEEATKKLKQSQGFLDAVNTKLSNELQVLTDGVNNLMLFFRNSNLGQGTNPMVFLSQFSLEKYISQEEQSTSALTLYTKKQFFQGIHEVVETSNEENFQLLDIQTPSICDNEEILGERQLEMARLQVAYICAQQQILYLKASNLSMKSSIKWAEENLHSLPSEAVGKENLDAKISSLNREILKLEEQITHMKDKILPAVVKENAQLLNMPVVKGDFDLQIAKQDCYTARQELVLNQLIKQKASFELVQLSYEIELRRHWDTYRQLENLVQQLSQRNVVLCQQLATLTDPSASEQLNSRTPINTKDYSTHRLYQLLEGDNKKKELFITHEHLEEVAEKLKQDLSLIQDQLAVSTQEQFFFLSKLNNDVDMLCDALYHGGNQLLLCDQELMEHVHRVESKLNKLNHLLTDILADVKTKRKILATNKFHQVERELYVYFFKDEDYLKDVVENLENQSKIKTSDIKD